In Humulus lupulus chromosome 6, drHumLupu1.1, whole genome shotgun sequence, a single genomic region encodes these proteins:
- the LOC133785379 gene encoding uncharacterized protein LOC133785379 — MFLERYFPASKVGSIRKEICGLQSLDRSMIDGASEGALVDKTHAAARSLISNMDANSQQFGIRQDPTPPPKSANEVNTSNANQLGQQLAQLTSVQMTQASIKSLENQVEQLATSYNSGKQYDPPIPPMPIKLSSKPQVDCSVDEDVPPKPTDPTQPTPKPTFVTPPPFPSRLKKTKKDEVDKEILDTFRKVEVNIPLLDAIKQVPRYAKFLKDLCTNKHKLRCNEKDSVGENVSAGLQKKLPPKCKDPATFTIPCTIGNKRIERCLLDLGASINVMPFSIYTSLNLDPLEETGAVIQLADRSNAYHRGVIEDVLVQVNELVFLADFYVLDMEDESIPCSIPILLGKTFMKTARTKFDVHDSTLTMEFDGETIRFNIFEAMRYPSDVHAIYSLDVLDILSQ, encoded by the exons ATGTTCCTGGAACGATATTTTCCAGCATCTAAAGTTGGAAGCATAAGGAAAGAGATCTGCG gattacaatCACTAGATAGGAGTATGATTGATGGAGCCAGTGAGGGTGCACTAGTTGATAAGACTCATGCTGCAGCcaggagcttgatttctaatatggaTGCTAACTCACAACAGTTTGGCATTCGCCAAGATCCTACTCCACCACCCAAATCAGCTAATGAAGTGAACACCTCTAATGCTAATCAACTTGGTCAACAATTGGCCCAATTAACTTCAGTG CAAATGACCCAAGCTTCCATCAAAAGTTTGGAGAATCAGGTGGAACAACTAGCAACATCATATAACAG TGGGAAGCAATATGATCCACCCATTCCTCCAATGCCTATTAAATTGTCATCCAAGCCACAAGTTGATTGCTCAGTTGATGAAGATGTGCCTCCAAAGCCAACCGACCCTACACAACCAACCCCTAAGCCTACTTTTGTCACCCCACCTCCTTTTCCAAGCAGGCTGAAGAAGACTAAAAAGGATGAGGTTGACAAGGAAATTCTTGATACATTCCGCAAGGTAGAAGTGAATATTCCTCTTCTTGACGCTATTAAACAAGTGCCGCGCTATGCCAAGTTTTTGAAAGATTTGTGCACTAATAAGCATAAGTTGAGGTGTAATGAAAAAGATAGCGTGGGGGAGAATGTTTCTGCAGGTCTGCAAAAGAagcttccaccaaagtgtaaggatcctgCTACTTTTACAATCCCTTGCACTATTGGTAATAAAAGAATTGAGCGTTGTCTGTTGGATTTGGGAGCCTCTATAaatgtcatgccattctccaTTTATACTTCATTGAATCTCGATCCACTTGAAGAAACAGGGGCGGTTATTCAACTTGCTGATAGGTCGAATGCTTATCATAGGGGTGTAATAGAAGATGTTTTAGTTCAAGTGAATGAATTGGTGTTTCTAGctgatttttatgttcttgatatggaagatgaatcTATTCCATGCTCCATTCCAATTTTGTTGGGAAAAACATTCATGAAAACTGCAAGAACTAAGTTTGATGTGCATGACAGTACATTGACCATGGAATTTGATGGGGAGACAATTCGATTCaatatttttgaggctatgaggTATCCAAGTGATGTACATGCTATTTACTCTCTTGATGTGTTGGATATTCTTTCTCAATGA